A DNA window from Peromyscus leucopus breed LL Stock chromosome 3, UCI_PerLeu_2.1, whole genome shotgun sequence contains the following coding sequences:
- the Trnt1 gene encoding CCA tRNA nucleotidyltransferase 1, mitochondrial isoform X2, whose translation MQRCLYPWHRQVLSCSWSRLCLLKRYLFTMKLQSPEFQSLFTEGLKSLTELFAKENHELRIAGGAVRDLLNGVKPQDVDFATTATPTQMKEMFQSAGVRMINNKGEKHGTITARLHEENFEVTTLRIDVTTDGRHAEVEFTTDWQKDAERRDLTINSMFLGFDGTLFDYFNGYADLKNKKVRFVGHAKQRIQEDYLRILRYFRA comes from the exons ATGCAGAGGTGCCTGTATCCCTGGCACAGGCAGGTCCTGAGCTGTAGTTGGAGTAGATTGTGCCTTCTAAAGCGATACCTATTTACAATGAAGTTGCAGTCTCCAGAATTCCAGTCGCTTTTCACAGAAGGATTGAAGAGCCTGACAG AATTATTTGCCAAAGAGAATCATGAATTAAGAATAGCAGGAGGAGCAGTGAGGGATTTACTAAATGGGGTGAAGCCTCAGGATGTGGAtttcgccaccactgccacccctaCTCAGATGAAGGAGATGTTCCAGTCGGCTGGCGTTCGCATGATAAACAACAAAGGAGAGAAGCATGGGACGATCACTGCCAGG CTTCATGAAGAAAATTTTGAAGTTACTACACTCCGGATTGATGTCACCACTGATGGAAGGCATGCTGAGGTAGAATTCACAACTGACTGGCAGAAAGATGCTGAACGAAGAGATCTCACCATAAATTCCATGTTTTTAG GTTTTGATGGTACCTTGTTTGATTATTTTAATGGTTatgcagatttaaaaaataaaaaagtccgATTTGTTGGAcatgctaaacagagaattcaagaAGATTATCTTCGCATTTTAAGATATTTCag AGCCTAA
- the Trnt1 gene encoding CCA tRNA nucleotidyltransferase 1, mitochondrial isoform X1 → MQRCLYPWHRQVLSCSWSRLCLLKRYLFTMKLQSPEFQSLFTEGLKSLTELFAKENHELRIAGGAVRDLLNGVKPQDVDFATTATPTQMKEMFQSAGVRMINNKGEKHGTITARLHEENFEVTTLRIDVTTDGRHAEVEFTTDWQKDAERRDLTINSMFLGFDGTLFDYFNGYADLKNKKVRFVGHAKQRIQEDYLRILRYFRFYGRIVDKPGEHDHETLEAIAENAKGLAGISGERIWVELKKILTGDHVNHLIHLIYDLGVAPHIGLPANANLEEFNKVSKNVEGFSPKPMTLLASLFKVQDDVTKLDLRLKISKEEKNLGLFIVKNRKDLIKATDSSEPLKPYQDFVIDSREPDATARVCELLKYQGEHGLLKEMQQWSVPPFPVSGHDIRKVGISSGKEIGALLQQLREQWKKSGYQMEKDELLSHIKKT, encoded by the exons ATGCAGAGGTGCCTGTATCCCTGGCACAGGCAGGTCCTGAGCTGTAGTTGGAGTAGATTGTGCCTTCTAAAGCGATACCTATTTACAATGAAGTTGCAGTCTCCAGAATTCCAGTCGCTTTTCACAGAAGGATTGAAGAGCCTGACAG AATTATTTGCCAAAGAGAATCATGAATTAAGAATAGCAGGAGGAGCAGTGAGGGATTTACTAAATGGGGTGAAGCCTCAGGATGTGGAtttcgccaccactgccacccctaCTCAGATGAAGGAGATGTTCCAGTCGGCTGGCGTTCGCATGATAAACAACAAAGGAGAGAAGCATGGGACGATCACTGCCAGG CTTCATGAAGAAAATTTTGAAGTTACTACACTCCGGATTGATGTCACCACTGATGGAAGGCATGCTGAGGTAGAATTCACAACTGACTGGCAGAAAGATGCTGAACGAAGAGATCTCACCATAAATTCCATGTTTTTAG GTTTTGATGGTACCTTGTTTGATTATTTTAATGGTTatgcagatttaaaaaataaaaaagtccgATTTGTTGGAcatgctaaacagagaattcaagaAGATTATCTTCGCATTTTAAGATATTTCag GTTTTATGGCAGAATTGTTGACAAACCTGGTGAGCATGACCATGAGACTCTAGAAGCAATTGCAGAAAATGCCAAAGGTTTGGCTGGAATATCAGGAGAGAGGATTTGGGTAGAACTGAAGAAAATTCTTACTGGTGACCATGTAAACCATTTGATCCATCTGATCTATGATCTTGGTGTGGCTCCTCACATAG GTTTACCTGCTAATGCAAATTTAGAAGAATTTAACAAAGTCAGTAAAAATGTTGAAGGCTTTTCACCAAAACCAATGACTCTTTTGGCCTCTTTATTCAAAGTACAAGATGATGTCACAAAACTGGATTTGAGattgaaaatttcaaaagaagaaaaaaacctggGTTTATTTATAGTTAAAAACAGGAAAGACTTGATTAAAGCAACAGATAGTTCAGAACCATTGAAACCATATCAAGACTTCGTTATAGAT TCAAGGGAACCAGACGCAACTGCCCGTGTCTGTGAGCTGCTCAAGTACCAAGGAGAACATGGCCTGCTCAAGGAGATGCAGCAGTGGTCTGTCCCGCCCTTCCCTGTGAGTGGACATGACATCAGGAAAGTGGGCATTTCTTCAGGGAAGGAAATCGGGGCCCTGTTGCAGCAGTTGCGCGAACAGTGGAAGAAAAGTGGTTACCAAATGGAAAAGGATGAACTTCTAAGTCACATAAAGAAGACCTAA